The window ctgaatgatgatgatatgcaatggccctcttagcaatgatatgcaatggccctcttggcaatgatatgcaatgaccctctcggcaatgatatgcaatggccctcttggcaatgatatgcaatagtcCTTCCGGTAGTTTAGAGACAGTTTCACCTGAATTCATTTATCAGCGTCTTGCTGTCTACATGTACTTGTACTCAACGTAGATGATTAGTTACACAAAGTCACTTTTGCTAGTGACCATTTTTCAGAAAAagtctaaatacaatatttgtaaagaagacaagacacttttgtttgtcctccatgatctcaaaaaatgagatggacaattcgAAAGGTCATCGATAAATGGGTGTTGAGCCCATTTTTGGTCTACCAAAAGTACCTTTattaagcattatatgctctgTCATGGATCCCGCcttgcttggggattttttgaaagaaacACTTATTTTTGTAtatcgatccctgcatccacaaaaaatgattagtttgaatgaaactactccgtgttgacctccttcgatccttgTTTTTTCCTCGCCATCTTTCAGGTACTtcatcatgttgggacttccacccctGACTCCCCGTCTTAATTGATGTCTAgccaatcactaagtaaaagtttatatagatttttgaaagcactcttaatttttagaaaatagtttcgagAACTCCTGCAAAACTTTaaaaaatctctgccagtcatgtcatgtgctAGCTCAGCGACCGTCTTTCTCTTGATTCTTACAATGTCCAATGTTTGACGGAGGATATCTTGGGATTCATCATTGTCGAGGCTCTTTACTGAAAGTCTTATCAAAGACGGAGATTCAGTCTTTCTAGACTTTATCACAGGTGGTGATTCTCAAATCTTAACTTCGACCTCTAGTGCTggagaatttgaaatatattccagtatttggTAGAAATTTTAAGGCCTCCCTCAAAATTTCTACCCTTGTTTAGAGTCGTCTGAGTTGATATCAtctcgagtggatctgaagtctttgctgatcttcatccTCTTTGTTGGATATTGATcttttcttgtgaatttttgagattccttctcaaaaattctgccccagtttccattttctagggttatatgaccgggccgttggggcgcctacgtatcccgttgaagcaggaatcaggtcaaatatagttcaatactacgctaaggatatatagaaaaatctaatgggttgagcGAAGCCagcataggccgcctacgtatctcattcttgagaattcaggtcatcacatagttcatacatagagtgaaaggataaattttcctaaggagttgaccgaagccgacataggtcgcctacgtatctcattcttgagaattcaagtcatcacgtagttcatacataaaggaaAATGGgttctaggcaattacacatcataaaaaacATTATTACATGGTAATTACAGAAAAACTAAGAACCATAAAACTAGAACCTCCTTCAAATATAGTATCtttttaccgcatcagaattgattagTTTGGTTCACTCCTGGACATCCATCTAAGATAAAATCAGAGCCCCTCCAGATagtaccttgcgaactatgtaaaAACCTTGCCAATTTGGAGCAAACTTACCCTTGTACTCTTCTTGGTGAGGGAGTATGCGTTTGAGAACTAATTGCCCAACTTCAAATGTTCGAGCTCTCACTTTCTTGTTGAAAGCACGAATCATCCTGTGCTGATATGACTGACCATGACATACGAcaaccattctcttttcatcaatcaacatgattTGTTCACAACGAGCGCaaacccattcttcgttacttagTCCAGCTTCATGAATAATCCTCagggaaggtatttcaacctcagcaggtatcacagcttcattcccaTAAACAAGCAAATAGGGAGTCGCCCCGGTGGAGGTTCGAACTGTTGTACGATATCCTAGAAAAGCATAAGGTAATATCTCATGCCATGACCCatcattttcgaccatctttctcaagatcttcttgatattcttgttggctGCTTCCATGGCTCCATTCATTTAGGGATGATATGTAGTCGAGTTGCGATGCACGacaaatttcattcatcaagtgactgttcaagtttgccccattatcagtaatgattGATTCTAGAATTTCGAATcgacaaatcaagttattcctgatgaaatctacaaccactttcttagtgacggctTTATATGAAGCATCTTCAACCCACTTAGTGAAGTAGTCAATAGcaaacaaaataaatctatgcccattcgatgTCGATGGTTCTATTGGTTCgataacatccatgccccaagatATGAAAGGCCAAGGTGAATTCATTGCATGAAGCCCGTGTGGAGGCATTCAAATCAAATCTCCATGTGTCTGACATTTTAGACATCTCTGCACATATTTACCATAATCATtctccatagtcatccagaagtagccggttctcaggatctttctagCAAGGAAAAACCCATTTATGTGGGGCCTGCAAACTCTCGTGTGTacttcttttatcaatttattggcttCTGCAACATCGACGGTTCTTACAAAATCCTAAATCAGGCGTCCTCCCAAAAAGAATTTCCCCACTTGGAAAGTAGTTCTTTGCCAAACGCCGAATTGTTTTCTTTCAGTTGTTGctggcctcttcaggatatattccagattctaaataccttttaattTCATAGTACCATGGCTTTCCGTCGGCTTCTCTTCAACGCATGCACAATGCACAGGTTGCTCCTTctagcttatttccaaaggatcaatgtaGCTCTTATCTGGGTGCCGAATCATAGAGGATATAGTGGACAAagcatcagcaaactcattttgtatccttgGGATATATCTGAAATCAACTTCTTCAAATTTTCTACATAATTCCTGTACCAGCTcaacataaggagtaatcttggaatTTTTTACTACACATTCTCCCCTTACCTGatgaatcagcaaatctgaatccccgATGACTAgcaattcacgaacacccatatcaagtgccaatttgagactCAGGATGCAAGCTTCATAGTCGGCCATGTAGGTGCATGGGAAACGTAATTTAGCAGTTACTAGATAATGTTGACCCGTTTCTGAGACCAACACTGCTCCGATTCTTGAACCTTTAAAGTTGACcgctccatcaaagaataaccGCCATCCAAGGTAAATTTCTGTAATGTCTTCTCCCACGAATAGAATTTCCTCATATGGGAAGTAAGTTTGAAATGGTTCATATTTATCATCAACTGGATTCTCTGCCAAATAATCTATCAaagcttgccccttgattgccttTTGAGTTACGTACACGATGTCAAACTTGCTCAGCAATATTTTCCATTTGGCTAGATTTCTTGTGGgcatggccttctggaatatattcTTCAATGGATCCATTATTGAGATGAGGTATGTCGTGTACGAAGATAGATAATGCCTTAACTTTTGTGCGGCCCAAGTCAAAGTGCAACATgtcctttctacaagagtgtaacGGGTTTCATATGGCGTAAACTTTTTAatcaagtagtaaatggctttaTCTTTCCTaccggtctcatcatgttgcccgaggacacatccaaaagcattttctgagactgacaggtaaagcaGTAATGACATTCCTTCTCTTGGCGAAACCAAAACCAGCGGTGCAGACAGATATTCCTTGATGCGTTCAAAAGTCCTCTGACATTCTTTTGTCCACTTattcaatgcatttttcttcaacttccTTCTTGGTCCTCGGCGGGGGCAAGTTCTGAATCGTCTTCATTTTTTATGGGTCTAGCTCGATGCctcttctgctgactatgaatcctagcaacttccctgatggcacactaaaagcacacttagcaggatttaacttcaaactgtactttcttaatctgttgaagaatttctccagatgggtcagatgatccgaactctcatgggatttgataattacatcatccacgtacacctcgatctctttatggatcatatcatggaaaatcatcgTCATAGCCCTCATATATGTTTCACCCGCATTTTTGAGACCAAATGGCATTaccctataatgataaacaccccaagGCGTAATAAAAGCCGTCTTTTCTGAATCTTCCTTATCCATCAACATTTGATGATACCTGGTGAAACAATCAATGAATAACTGCATTTCATGCTTCGCACAGTTATCGATGAGGATGTGGATATTGGgcaatggaaaattatctttaagACTGGCTCTATTTAAGTCTCTATAGTCAATACAAATTTGAATCTTGTCATATTTCTTCGGCACTGGGACGATGTTGGCTAGCCACatcggatattttgtgacctccacaaccttagaCGGGATTTTTTTtatcacttcttccttgatctttagacttaagtCTGGCTTGAATTTTCGCATTTTTTACTTGACTGGATCAAAATCTGGATTTATCAACAACTTATGCGACACAATACTGGTGCTCAATCCTGGCATATtatcataggaccaagcaaacacatCAATATATTCCTACAACAGGTGAATGAGCTCTCTCTTTTGTGCTTCCGCCAGGTGGACACTGgcacttgtttctttgatttcatcatgatctcCGAGGTTGACTATTTCAGTTTTCTCAAGGTTAGGATTTTCTCGGTTCTCAAACTCCTCTATATCTTCGACTAATTGTTCCTCATCACCATCCTTCCAATCATCACCATTTCCTTCATTTTGTTCGTTTAAgctttgacatgacatgatattGGCAGATTTTAAGTTActgttactgtaatggacaaacaaaccaagttaaatgataacaaaataataataaaatatacgaATAGGAGTGTTTCAGgagtaataaaattttaaaatgaatgaaggccttttcaatgaaatttgcaagataattacaaaaccatggctcATGACTCGCGCAAATACAagtccatgcctttttgaaagaagtaaaatatgaaaagaaaatttgagatGTAAAGGGTGGATCGCGGGGCCTCATCCGgatcatcatcaattttaaaactattagtaattgccctttcatctaccacgacgggcgatgggttatgagtggagtggaggtccagttttaCAAGACCTCCCCTGGCGCAATCTGCTTCATCCCGCTGGACTCTGGGAAATCTTCTGGTACTGCATTGCATCCCTCGAACAAAtatcctatcccatccccaagaccatcatcattcaAAAACTCACCTACAGGAAACGATTGGTACAGGAATGGCAAGGTCCTAAGCAGACTCTTCTCTGATTTATATTCAACCCTATCCTCCTCGATAGGCTGATATCCTAACCTATACTTAGAGGGTTTCTCTGGGATCATAATAGGTTCAATAATTCCTTTTAGATTCTTACCCAAACCTCGACCAGGTTCGAACCCATTTCTTAATATCACCGTTGCAATCATTTTATAGACAGAAAGTATTGGCACTTTGGCATCAGATCCTTTTCCACAACATTTAaaatttccactgtatagaaactaCTACcctttggaacatcttcaatcaccgacacataaccattgggacgaTTCGCTCGGCTTCCTTcaccttggatgactacttcatgatcctcccaaatgaacttcaataattgaagAAGGGGTGATAAAACGGCATTTGCaccatgtatccatggtcttcccaagagaaggttgtagctaggatgaatatccataacatgaaacttagttttgAACTCAGCAGGTCTTATTTGGATGTACAAATCAAtttctcctatggtatctctctgccctccatcaAATGCTCTCATATTTACTTGGCTTTAATgaatttttcccaaatcatatCCCATTTAAACCAACTTGGAGAGGGTACAAATATTCACACTAGACCCGTCATCTATCAATACCTGATTAATTGCATAATTTTGACAAATGACAGTGACGTGCAAGGCTTTGTTGTGCATCGCTTCTTCAAATGGAAATTCTTCATCACTGAATGTTATGCGATGATTCTCCATAGTATTTCCTATCATCGCAGCCAGGTTCTCAACACTCATACCTGcgggaacatatgcttcatccaAGACCTTCGATAAAGCTTGTCGGTGGTATTGCGAACTCATTAATAGTGCCAATATAGAGATTTGGGCTGGCGTCTTCTCTAAATATTTGACAATTGAATAATATTTGGGTTGAATACGCCTATAAAATCCCTCAGCCTccccttcagtgattggcctttcTGTGAATCTTTTTTATTAGTCAATTCTTCAGGGATGTAGCATCATCCCGATCACGTCATCCCGTGGGCAGCAATGGTCTGTATAATAAATTCCTTCCTTGGGGGAGTGTACACTTGGATCGAGGCCGTCATCACTATATATGGGGCTTTCTCATTGAAACTTAAGGCAGCCACAACTCTCTCTATCTTTTCCACCTCTTCCTCCCTTTTGTACTTTTCTGAATTCACCTTAGTAATAgtcttgccagatgcccattcttcttctatttcaattatgttaaCTATAGGTCCCCCATGATTAGGCAATAGGTTGCTATTGACATTTGGCGTCGGTGAGTgaagcgtgatgaccttttgatcaatcagatcttggatATTATGTTTTACGGTAATAAAGTCTTCAGTACTGTGCCCTGCTACTCCTGAATGATCGGCATAATTTTGATCAGGATAATAAAATCAGGAGTTGGGATTGATAGGCTTTCACTGTATCAGTTGCAAATGACCGTTATTCTTCAATCTTTCGAATAATTGAGtgcgactttcagctagtggtgtgaagttttggggaggtttctttttgTAGTTTGGACGTGAGGGGTTATAATGGCTTTGGTATgcaggaggaggtacttgatgataatttagAGGTGCTTGGATATTTGTCCAATTATTTGGAAAAGTGGATTGgacatgagactgataatttggaggtggaacttagtattggggaaagatatttggctgtgAATCTTGGTATTGGGATTAGATGTTTAGGATTGGAGTTTGGTACTGAGTTTGGACATTTGAAAGTGGAGCTTGGTAGTGGGGGTGGGCGTAGAACACATGTTGAAGGCTTGGTGACAATAGAGAAGAGAAAGCATTCCGAGAGTTGaacctcttttttgtttttgcagCAGAACCAGCAGAAATCATTCCTACATCCTCCTTTTTCTTATTCAAACATATGGCAGTCCCGAACGATGTTGGGGTCTTGGCAATTTTCCTTATCCGAATACCTTCTTTCAATGATTcttctatttttaccaaatctgaaAAGGTCTCCctgacagcggacaccatcctggtataatattctccttcttgagcgcgAGAGAATACAAATACCATTTCTTTCTCGAACATGGGGGGTTACACTTTGGCAGCTTTCTTCCTCCAATGAAAGGCATTGTCTCAAAAACTCTTGTCACTCTTTTATTTGATTCGATCTAGTGAATACTGGTCTGAGACTATTTCAATTTTGAATGTGAACCTATCGAGGAAACCCTTGTCCAATGCTTTCTAACTTGTCCATTTTTTCGGCTgttgagacatgaaccactctaaGGCTTCACCGCTTAAATTTCGGCTGAATAGGCGCATCGATAACGCCTGGTTTTTCCTGATCCCCACTAGTTGCTCACAGTACCTcctcagatgggccattggatttttgGCACCATCAAACACCTCAAACTTGGGGACCTTGTACACTTCTAgtagatctactccagggtgaacacataagtCATTGTACCCTAAACCGTCGTGGTCCCTCACTCTATAATATTCTttgatcctcataatctcttcattcatagctagcaacttcatttcatgctcggttctccactctttctccttccTTTTGTAATGGTCCATCTCGGGATTAAGAAAGAGATTATAGATGTTAGTGGATATGATGGCATGGGGGGGATTTGGAAGAAAGGCTTGATTTTGCAGATGAAAGAAAGTTTGTTGGTAGGTGGGGAGGACGTTTTGAAATTTAGAAAGGTTTTGTGGAATTTGCGAGTAGTTTGGTGGCATATGAGAAGGATTTTGCAAATTTGGAAACGAATTTGGTAGATTTGGGGATACATTCAATAGAAGATTcggggatggattttgtggatttgggattgaatcttgtggatttggacatgaattttgttgatttggaaatgggttctggggatttgggaatggattcggaGATGGGTTTTGTGGtgttagagatggattttgtggatggtaagcatctgggttattttcacgattggtattttggacaagTGGAGAGGCAGAGACGGACGATATGTTATTTGGCTGATCCTTGAGAATAGGCGTACTGAGGgaagggatttggagtggagtcccgtgttCTCCTGGAGCGGGAACTTTAACAGTGATGGCCTGGTGAACCAAATTTCGAGTatgatttatttcctcctgaagcatttcaaCCTTTCTTGCAAATTTTGTGATCATCTCACTTTGTTCCGCTATTAgattgtccctgatggtcaatgcattttctttatcatttccaGTCTttattgaatgatggtcagaggatggaaTTTTTTTCGcttttgaccgggtgaagtagggttgttctgccagcttatatcaacacggagtagtttctattatctctaaagtaaaacaacttaaaggcagatgtgttagtttccgtatgtgataagtaatgcaaaatatttgacaagaaatgaccacgtagagttgtttgagtcatagccaaattcatccataggagcatagcggataaacttgcttttgatccaaaaaaacacacataagcacataatacaattatattacacaaaatattataataatgcgTATCCTAACTAAGGTGACCCTTTTTGAGGCAAGagttcaggcctaacgatttttgaagaaaaaatttgcttccttaaagtcaatccattatTCCCCAAGTTATATATAGACACGAAATAGgtcataaatgcctacaaaaaatGACAGAAgggggatacaatctttagggcaaaagggaaataacatgatagaagataagttcccgcacaggggaaatagaaaaactagctaccgGAGGCTTCTTCGTCTGCCTTTGCCTTCTTTGCCTTGTTCACTTCCTatgctatttgatacctattcATGATCAAATGACTCCCGTATAACTGTGTCTTGCTGTCGTAAGTCATTTTTTCTATACTATCGAGTTGAGTGGCCCTGCTATCATCCAAATCGATTAAACACTACCTAGCATCATCAGCctcttgcctagctcttttcaactctttCCTCAACATACGTATTGTCAAAGCATCTTCTACATGCATCTGTCGGTGCGCGATTTCACTTTTCTGAAACTCATCCTGAAGCCTGTGGAGTCGGATCTGATGCTTGGATTCTACATCCGCGACCCGAGTGGGCACGTTCGGCCCTGGAATCAATGCTTTGGCAAGGCTCTTTTttaaccactccttgtaagtgtcgctGACTTCCGGTTCATACCCTATATAAAAAGAGACTTCCATCCACTTTCTTCTTCTCCATCCGTATATCATGTAGTCTTTAAGCGGGGGCTCGCTTTCATCATATTCGGTAAAAAATTTGAGCATCAAATCGATTTGAGACGTCTCCTGCTTGATCTTGAATTACCTAAGAAATCTGCCAGGATTGTAGGGACGGGTTCCCCTGAGAACCGGAAGTACTAGAAAAGGCCACTCGCCCCCTCGAATAATATATTTCCCTGAATGAAGATAGTTAAGGGACCATTGGACATCGTCATCCCTTAATTCTCcaagagtcttaaaccaaaaGTCATGAGATGCTTCTCTTTTAAACCTGTGTAAAAACAACCACATGTCCTGCAATTTTAGCAGATTGCACCTTGTTTTATGGTCAGGTTGTgccgttctaggatttttcaccaaatgcatcatcatccaccattgtaatataaggTTGCAGCCTTGAAAGAAACAATTCTCGACTTGACATCTTCCCAAAGCTCGATATATGTCGGCGACAATCATGGGAGCTAAGTTGTagaatacctttttagaattgtactccattccaaagaagagtgcATGGGTCACTGAGACAACCCTCGGATGAATTGTGTCATTTCCCCCTGTGGGAACACAATGGCTCCAAGTAGGCCTACCGTAAACGCAAAGGCTCTCGTTTTCTTCCATTTTGCTTCTGACTcaaatttatgcccaaatttgtgAAAAACATTGAATCTTTCGAACCGATAATACAACTCAcgaaaagtgatatttgctcCATCACGTTCTCCTAGCCAGGTGTCGTCGTCAGTTAAAAATACCTCCTTGATCTTTTGACGATTCCACACAATCGGGACTAAAATGTTCTTATCAGGTGTCTCCCTTCTCTTAAAATATATTTCCGTACTCTCGTAAcaaatcaatacctcttcaatggtAGGAGTCAATTCAACATCACTGAAGCGAAACaccatattctgatcatcccaaaaagttgttagtacatggatcatttcgggccaagcgtccattttgataaaaaaaatgccCTATGTGTGTTCTAATAATCTTTTTCACTTCTGCACTCATGTGGTCCCACCATAGTTTCAAGAAATCGACAGGTTTActaaccatcttgaacttttcgTGGGAATGTAGTTGAGCCATATCCAACATGAAAGCAAATAAATATAAGCCTTCCCccgaccccaaaggataatggattgaatttagacaagcatgtattttttttcaacacataaatatgattcatctgtaattgactcggggtcaatagacgtagggaaggttttctaatgggcccaatactaggctcatgcctaaaatagggttttggtttcgttctatcctcggtgtctagagtgggtttgaacaccggttctcaagcggacaacttgagtttgaaaatacgaacagccatAAGACGGCTCACGCACTAATAAAccgttcgtatttccaacacatttttggaAGTGAACAACAGGggtcgggacatccacgaaaccccgaaatagttaaataatgcaggaatatgTCGTGAGATGCGATAATTGAACTTTACAgaatcaaaacacataaacacataaacaattaatcaaaatacaaaaatcaaacatttggttagaacctgaTTAAAATTCCCCAGCAGATTCATCATTTctattttgcggagaaattttgactttttgataGTCGCTACTTAAttttgaacatgaattaagaaacctttagagagttacaaagcaggaaaatcattttaatttagagattctagataaacgatttctattaatgttttaggaaggtgttaggcaactaaaatgtccgctaacttgcggttatccagactgtttgaaaatcgtctttgactaactttgaagtaaaaattattatttttcgaaaagaaagcaattttaaaaatattttggtgtttatgcaaaaccagtttTTAGCGACTTCACTAAGGACTTAACTATGTTCGCAAAGCACATAAGGAAAACAAACATAGGAAACAGGGGGAAGGGggaagtaagggatttaggccattggcccAAACCAATAAAACCTGTCCTAGTTTAGTTGAGccttcgacccatttcacctgtcctaatctagttttcgaaTCTTTGGCCCgaatcttgctccacctgtattaaatacaactttggcttcgaggcccaaaaggattgaataatgaaaagaaaaaaataaagacaacaataaatgacaaaataaataaataaacaaaacaaatgaAAAAGGGGATTTTCAAGTCCCTTGGCCGTTTCAAAGATGGCTTTTAACTCATTTCTTCTTCCTTCGACTCCTTGCCTTCGGTATACCATAAGGTCGCTTTTGGAGGCTTCGAAATTGATTCAAAAAGGTGGGCCATGTGGGCCCTATTATGAAATACGAGGAGAAAAatgtccatttggactccaaggaGGGTTCCTGTTCTTTGGCGGCAAAACGAGACCTTCGAGCTAAAGTCGAATTCCAACACCACCAGGAATCAGTCCTCAACTCGACAACGTCGATTAACCACCGACCTTTTTCAAAGATAAAGATTTTTACTAGAAAGGGGGTTTGCTTGAGTGCTCCATTTTCAGCCTTAAAGACCTCCCAAAATTTTTCCCACAATTTCCAACTCCAAAATCCATGAAACCACTGACTTTCAAAGAATAGAAAAGCTAATTTTGCTAGAGAAACTGGTATACTCTAAAGAAATTCTTCTCCTTTCTTCTTTTAGAATTTTCAACACCCTCTTCTTGAACCGGCCTGCTTTCACTACCTAAAACAGCCCTTTTATAGAGAAATCGGCTAGGGCTTTCTTTGGGGTAAATTAGGGATTTTTGATGgagataatttttaaattcaaaattcgaATCTTCCCCTCTTCGGTTTTCATCCCCAAAATGTAcccccctttttttttatttttgagaggaATTCATAATCCGTGGACCAATCTCATTTGGGTAAAATGGATTTCCCCTAAAACCATTGGAAAAAAGCCAAATACGTACGAAATCGTACCAATATTTTCGAGATTCACAGAATTAGGACGTTGGGGTAAGCCAAATCACCCATTTCTAGAAGCTTCGAGGTCCTTCTTTGTGGTACTATCGCGTGGAACGCGTGAAAAATACCACAAATAGGTTGGTAACAGGTCGATTTGGAGCTGGTCGGGTTGGATTCGTAGGATTCAGGTTGATTTTGCTATTTACTGAACTGGGAATTATTGTTGTATGTTGTTGGATGGTGCTGTATGCATAGGTTCTTGAAGAAAAGGGGAGAAAGGTTATGGGACTGGGCCGGGTCGGAGGGATTTTAGGCCTGGGTTGGTGGGTATAATTGTTAAGAAtttgggggttatttaaaatataacccctaattaaaaaattaggatttggccaaaattaatcaatatttcaaTCCAATTAAAAATTAGATTGGTCACATTGCATTGCAAATATGACCAATTAATTTCAATTAGGATCAAATTAAtaatttgactaaattgaatcaaaattcaatacgaattaataccttgtttgatctcgagcttcttgatttaataaaattacacaaatatttatccaaataaattaatttttgagagtaaaattatattcaaatcgaaattaatcatttgaatttatttccGATATAAATc of the Capsicum annuum cultivar UCD-10X-F1 chromosome 11, UCD10Xv1.1, whole genome shotgun sequence genome contains:
- the LOC107846570 gene encoding uncharacterized protein LOC107846570; this encodes MEAANKNIKKILRKMVENDGSWHEILPYAFLGYRTTVRTSTGATPYLLVYGNEAVIPAEVEIPSLRIIHEAGLSNEEWVCARCEQIMLIDEKRMVVVCHGQSYQHRMIRAFNKKVRARTFEVGQLVLKRILPHQEEYKGKFAPNWQGFYIVRKVLSGGALILS